The Raphanus sativus cultivar WK10039 chromosome 6, ASM80110v3, whole genome shotgun sequence sequence AAAATTGACAATGTTCTGTTGAAgttgataataacatattcctcgggttgctcAAGGAAACACCTTGTCACATGCGCTTTTAATAGCTCTGTGACGGTCGGAGACTATCACCAAAGCATGGCCATCAGATATACACCTGCTCAATTGTGTGAAGAACCATTCCCAAGAGTCTTTCAGCATCTACAATTGCAAAAGCCAAGtgaaatatctgaaaatttcCATCTTGTGCATCTGCAAATAGCagaacacctccatactttccacttaggtgagtccCATCAACCACGATGACCCTTCGCTGATATTGAAAACCAGTAATAGATGCTCCAAAAGCTAGAAAcagatacttaaatctatctTTATCACCAAGTTCTATACTAGTGATAGTACCCGGATTTGCTATCTTGATTTGCTCCTGATATGAAGGCAGCCGCTCATACCcatcttctgctgatcctcttaCCATTTCTTGGGCATATAACAATGCTCTGTATAAAGTGGTGTAGTCTAGCTCCATTCCacacatgttcttcattgcatcttTGATATGCTTCGGATTTTGCACATCAATGATTCCAACGCGATCTATCCAAAGCTTagcaacatactttggagtagaATGTTTCCATTGAGACACTCGATCAGACACCGAACATATGTGAGTTTTCAGATACTTGGTTACCCAAAACGTTTTTGATCCATGTTTCACACCCGCTCTAAGCTTCCATCCACACCCAGCAACACGACATTTTGCCACAACTAAATTTTCCGTAATCTTTTATAGTATGAAGGAGAATTTCAGcttcactgctgtcaaccgcaacTCTGAAATCAGTGCTTCTCTGCTAAGAAAACTCTGGTTGACGTAGATATTGTCAGAAAATGCCATATTCGAGCTGCCTCCTCCACTAGCATATGGCGTTTTGAAACCCTCAAAACTTATATCATCTGCCTTTACTTCATTATCATCCTCATCTTTCACTTTTCCATAGACACTGTAATTTTCAAAGTCATCCTCATCTACTTCTGCTATATTAGGGACATAAGCATCCTCCTCCTCTTCACCCGAAACTTCATCCCCATCTTCATAATATTCTTCTTCTCCCTTATCTGAGACTTCATTAGCATCTCCCTCCTCATCTGCGACTTTAGTGGCATCACTAACAATCGTCATTCTGCCTCgacttgatacacaaagacgtACATCATGGGTTTTACATATCTCGaccaagtttcgaacttgtctatcacttgtgaCATGAATATGAGGAGTATCTTGAGCTTTTTGTTGCATCATTTGTTCTGGTAAAGTGTAAGTAAAATCCACAACCTCTCTGTTCATGTCTAGGtgataatcttcttgagccatttcAACGAGATCGGCATGTGTAGAACTATCACTCAAAAATTACATTCTCGCTCCCTTAACATTATccaccacaaaatcccaacaaTTATCTCTGAATAACCATTCTCCGTAGACTGCAGTTATAGGCCGAAtcaactgcaaaaaaaaatcatattagaACACATTACCAAACACAGAACatcaacttattaaaacaaaGTCATCGGAGAAGACTTCTTATAAATTCTTCTTATGAAGTCAACTTATGAAGTCAACTTATGAAGTCTTCTATGAGGAAGACGTACATAAGACTTTCTTGTTTAgctaaaaacattattaaacatCAATGTTTGTAACTTTATAATTATCACCAATTAAGTTATGAATTCGACTATGTAGTCCCAATATTGAATTATAAACATGAATTagcaagaaaatattaaaaatttgttttaattttggatatatttgaattttaataaagatttaggTAGAGGACTTCAAAGGAAGTCTTCATCGGATGACTTCAAACAAAGTCTTCCTCTGATGACTTCATACGAAGTCTTCTGTTTATGTcatttttgcaattgcaaaTTTACGAAGGAAGActtcttaaataaaacctattttttttcttttttggagaAGACTAGTCGGATGACTTCTATCGAAGTCTTCTCTCGCGGGAAAAGGTTTGACCAAAACCCAGAATTTAACTCGAGaagaaaatcacaaaaataagtttcatttaatataatagGTTCATTTACCCTTACCCTTATGTCCCTTTCCTTctctgattatattttttttcttctgaaaattGAAATCACTAAAACGAGTACGACAGCTCGTCTTGTCCCCAATCATCTCCGGCGTGGATGATCTCGGCCATTTCTCATCTCGTCCATCATCGTCTCTGTCGTCGCTCATCTCCGGTGTCTCTCATCTCCAAGGTAATCATCTCGGCCGTAATCACCTCCGCTATCTCTCTGTAATTGAGCTAAACGTGTTTGCTTGTTGTGTGAAAAGTCAAAGCTAAGAGTATGGAACAATAACGACGATGCAGCACACAAGAACACACCTAGAATTGTTAAAGCTCGAGCTGTAGCTTTATTGACTCGTGTTAAGGTTCTAGATGGTTCTAGAACCGACATAGTCTTATatgttagatatatatattgtatagataAGTACAAAAGGAGATCACGTAAGATTGTGATAAGCTTGAGTTGTTATACGAGATCTCCTCCGCCATGTTGTATATATATCACGTTAAGGTGATGATGTAAAGTAACAAGTATTCTCCCTCATATCTCTTgatttacatggtatcagagcctatcAAAGGCAAattttttctttgatatttctGGTTTAGTCGAGAGGTTGTGAAAACATGAGTGGAGAAATAGTGAGTTCGTCAGGAGATGCAAAGATGTCACCGTACTACTTGGCGCCGTCTGATAATCCTGGTACGGCGATATGTCCGGTGACGTTGACTGGTGATAATTACACGGAGTGGTCATCAGAGTTGGAGAATGCTCTGAGAGCGAAGCGCAAGGTTGGCTTCATCAACGGTAGTTTGAAGATGCCATCGGAGACGGAGAAGCCTGTGGAGGCAGAGATGTGGAAAACGGCAAACTCGATGATTGTAGGGTGGATAAGAGCGTCTATCTCTCCATCTATACGATCAACGGTCCCGTTCTCACCGGATGCATACAAGGCAGTGAAAGTTGAGGTTGATGCACTTGAGCTGAGCAGAACATGGGATGTTGTTGATTTGCCTGAAGGGAAGAAGGCGATTGGGAGTAAGTGGGTCTTCACTATAAAGTATAATGCAGACGGGACAATTGAGAGATACAAGGCGAGGCTGGTGTGTTGCGGCAATCATCAGACAGAAGGAGAGGACTATGAGGAAACCTTTGCGCCTGTTGCCAAGATGGATACAGTGAGAACACTTTTGGAAGTTGCTGCAGCAAGGAATTGGGAGGTGCATCAGATGGATGTGCATAATGCATTTCTCCATGGTGAATTAGAAGAAGAAGTATACATGAGGTTGCCACCAGGGTTCCAGTCTGATGATCCAAAGAAGGTTTGTAAGCTGAGAAAATCACTCTATGGCTTGAAACAAGCACCTAGATGTTGGTTCGAGAAGTTATCTAAAGCTCTTGAAGGTTTCGGGTTCGTGCAGTCGTATGAGGACTACTCTTTGTTCATTTATATCAAAGGAGAAAAGAGTTTGAGAGTTCTGATATATGTTGATGACTTGATACTAGCTGGCGATGACatggagatgatgatgagattTAAGAAATACTTGAGTGAGTGTTTCCATATGAAGGATCTTGGCAAGGCAAAGTATTTTTTGGGCATAGAAATAGCAAGAGGACCTCAAGGCATGTATCTTACACAGAGAAAGTATGCTTTGGATATAGTAAATGAGATGGGGATGCTTGGAAGTAAACCGGTGGCGACACCTATGGAAGTGAATCATCATAAGCTCTTAAAGGATCAGAGTCCACTGATAGTGGATCCTTTGCGGTTTCGAAGGGTGGTAGGAAAGCTTGTGTATTTAACTATAACACGCCCGGATCTATGTTATGCTGTTCATGTGTTATCTCAGGTTATGCATGAACCTAGAGAGGCTCATTGGGATGCAGCAATGAGGATCCTTAAGTATTTGAAGGGGAGTCCGGGTCAAGGGATTATGTTGCGTGCAGACAGTGATCTACGAGTTCGAGCTTACTGTGACTCCGACTGGAACTCATGCCCGAAAACAAGACACTCGCTTTCAGCGTATATGGTGCAGTTGGGAGGTTCACCGATTGCTTGGAGGACGAAGAAACAGGATACAGTATCACATTCATCAGCTGAAGCTGAATATCGAGCTATGTCTGATGCATTGAAAGAGTTAAAGTGGTTGAAGAGGTTGTTAGCCGATTTGGGAGTCAAACATGAAGCACCTATGGAGTTGTATTGTGATAGCAAGTCAGCTATCTATATTGCTGCAAATCCAGTATTTCACGAGAGGACGAAACACATAGAGTCGGACTGTCATTCGGTGAGAGATGCAGTGAAGGCGAAGCTTATCTCGACGGTGCACGTTCGCACAAATGAACAACTAGCAGACATTATGACGAAGGCATTGGGGAGCTCTGCATTCCGGTACTTGTTGTCCAAGTTTGGAGTATGTAATTTGCActctccaacttgagggggagtgttaaggtTCTAGATGGTTCTAGAACCGACATAGTCTTATatgttagatatatatattgtatagataAGTACAAAAGGAGATCACGTAAGATTGTGATAAGCTTGAGTTGTTATACGAGATCTCCTCCGCCATGTTGTATATATATCACGTTAAGGTGATGATGTAAAGTAACAAGTATTCTCCCTCATATCTCTTGATTTACAACTCGTGGTTCAGGTGTGACAGTCAATCGCAGTTGGAACATTATCATCTTTACCAATGACCAAAGTTTCTGATCCTGACTTGTTTAGTTCCGTTATTTTGTCGTtatcaagaagaagaatctgGTCCATCCAAGCACAAAAGTTGCTTCCAATCTGACGGACTTCGGCGGCGCGGTGGGGGATGGTGTCACCGTCAACACGGAGGCGTTCGAGAGAGCTGTCTACGCAATCTCGAAGCTTTCTAAGAAAGGAGGTGGGCAGCTTAATGTGCCTCCTGGTAGGTGGCTTACTGCTCCGTTTAATCTCACTAGCTACATGACGCTGTTCCTCGCTGAAGATGCTGAGATCCTTGCCGTACAGGTTTGATGATTCAAATCTTCACGTTTTTATCTTCTTAAGTTGATGTTGAATTGGTTATATAGATTTAGAATCAAAGATGTATACTTCGAGGTGGCTTCTGTTTTCAATATACTTGTTTGTGTTACACCATgaaagttttttgtttttgttagttGATGTTGAATTGGTCTTTATAGAGTTAGATGTAAAGTAGCATACTTTGAGGTGGCTTATGTCTTCTATTTACTTGCGTTTCACCAACATTTTTGTGGTTTTTATGTTGATTTGGTCCTTTTTTGTAATATTGGTAGATGCTGATATGGAGGACTATGGATTCGAGTATTCCGATGACGAACAGGAGGAACAAGGCGTTGACATTGAGAATCAGTATTACAGTGCCAAAGGTATGGTTGAGACCCAGCCTGAAGAAGCACTTTCTGAGTTTGCTGAGGTTATTAAGATGGAACCAGACAAGGCCGAGTGGTAAGGATTCCGTACATGTTCTCTTGTAGCTTTAGAGGAGGTTGGAACTGGATAGGATTATGTGTAAATTCAAATTTGACCCTTTTGTCTTTGGTCAGGGGTTTCAAATCGCTTAAGCAGACGCTGAAGATTTACTATCGAGTTGGTAAATACAAAGAGATGGTGGATGCGCACAGAGAGATGCTTGCTTACCTATATCAAGTCGGCAGTGACCAGGAACTATAGCGAGAAATGTATAAACAATATCATGGATTTTGTCTCTGGATCTGCTAGCCAGAACACTGGTCTGCTTCAAGAGTTTTACCAGACCACTTTGAAAGCCCTTGAAGACGCTAAGAATGAGGTGCGCAAACTATTTTTCCTTTTGCACCGTTTCTTGTTCTTAATTATTTGACAATGTGACGTGGTTCTTTCTTTTTCGCAGAGACATTGGTGAATACAGACGAATGACTAAGGTATAAGCTGTGGTTTAGTTTCGTTATGCTTAATGTGTACAATAACATGTACTTTATTGTTTGACAGATCCTGAAGGAACTACATAAATCTTGTCAAAAGGAAGATGGAACTGATGATCAGAAGCAGGGAAGTCAGCTGCTTGAGGTGTATGCTATTGAAATTCAGATCTACACTGAAACAAAGGACAACAAAAAGCTTAAGGTTTCGATTTCTTTTACCTTTACTTTTCAGATTCTGCTGTTTTATTGTTGCATACTCTCCTGTCTTCTGTGGCTAAGACGCAAGCTAACACATTTTGAATGAATGCAGCAACTATACCAGAAAGCACTTCTATCAAATCTGCTATACCTCATCCTAGGATCATGGGCATAATCCGCGAGTGTCGTGGCAAAATGCACATGGCAGAACGTAAGTGTGCAGAAGCGGCCACAGACTTCTTTGAGGCTTTCAAAATTTATGATGAAGCTGGCAACCAAAGGCGTATTCAGTGCTTAAAGTATGTCTCATGTTACCTTCTAGTCTCTTTATCCTTTCCCATCTGATATTGTGTGATGAGCAAAGCAGAACAAATATTGTTTCGAGTTATTGGGATTGGCTTTGCAAAGGTATCTTGTTCTTGCAAATATGCTGATGGAATCAGAAGTGAATCCATTTGACGGTCAAGAGGCAAAGCCGTAAGTCGATTTCCCGAAAGTTATTATCATTATTTGTAAATCccatttttttggttctttgtTTCATGTAGTATGGCTGTATTCTACAGGTAAAAAAATGACCCTGAGATCTTGGCAATGACTGAATCTGATAGCAGCATATCAACCAAACGAAATTGTAGAGTTTGAGAAAATACTAAAGGTTTCCTTGTCGGCTTTTTGAATTCTTCATATcataacatttttcttttttaattaaatattaaattttcaggaaaccTTTCCTAAATAGTTTACTTgctattctaacattttttaattaaatatattttttttaaaaaaaatccttcCTAAACAATTTACTTGTTATTCTAacattttacttttaattaaatattacatttttagaaggtcttcctaaatattttacttgcaatcataaatatgatatatatatataagtttgttaatacatacattttttacttgctatcctaacattttttcATTAACATATTTGCCAtcctaacattttttaaaattaaatattaaattttaggaAGTTCTTCATGAATATATTGTTTGCTATcctaaatatgatatttttgtaagtttgttaatatatacattttgacTTGCTATTCTaccatttttcaattttaactaaatattaaatttttaagaagctattcttaaatattttatttactatccTAACATTTTCCTTTCTAATTcaatgttaaattattataaagaatattttacttgttatcctaaccttttagttaaatattaaattttcaggataCCTTTGCTATATATGTAACTTGCTAtcctaaatatgatatatatatatttaagtctTGTTAATATATTAAGTTTTCAGGATatccttcctaaatattttacttgttatcttaacatttatttttaattaaatattatatatttaagaagtctttcctaaatattttacatactatcataaatatgatatatatgtaagcTTGTTAATACATGCTAtcctaaaaaaaattttattaaatattaaattttcaaaaagcactttctaaatattttacttgctacctaacattttatttttaactaaatattaagttttcaggaaacccttcctaaatattttacttgctatcataacatttttatcttttaattaaattttaaattttcaagaaaccattgctaaatattttaattgatatcctaacaattttctttttaatcaaatattaaatgcTGAGGAAATCATTCTTAAATATGTTATTCGCTATTGTGacattttcttatttaattaaatatcacATTTTCAGGAAATCCTTCATGAATATTTTACTTTCTatcataaatatgatatatatgtaagtttttttttaacaattaatttCCAGGAAGcacttcctaaatattttacttgctatccttacattttcttttaattaaatatcaaattttcatgaagcattttcttaatattttacttgatatactaatatttagcatttttagttaaatattaaatattcagGAAGCCATTCCTAAACATTTTACTTGATAacctaatatttgtttttttttaattaaatattaaattttcagtaagctctttctaaatattttacttgttaccctaacattttttctttttaattaaatattaaatatttaggaaaactttcctaaatattttacttgatatcctaatacttttttatttttaattaaatattaaattttcaggaagccattcctaaatattttacttgctaccatatatatgatatatatgtaagtttgttaatacatacatattttacttgctatcctaacatttcttcttattaaatattaaattttgaggAAGCATTTCCTAATAATTTACTTGCTATcctaatattttgtaattaaatatcaaattttcaggaaacattttcttaatattttacttGGTATCCTAATATTTATcctttttagttaaatattaaatttgcaggaagcccttcctaaacattttacttgataacctaatatgttttatttttaattaatatattaaactttCAGTAAACTCTTTCTAAATATTGTActtgctatcctaacatttttttttaattaaatattaaaatttcaggaaattcttcctaaatattttacttgatatcctaatatttttttcatttttaattaaatattaaattttgaagaaGTCCTTCTTAAACACAGACAGCAGAGCTCCAATGATTCAGCCAATACTGCATCAGCTTCTAGGCAGCCACCGGTACTCACTGTCAGCACACAAGATGCTAAGGACGAGTGGATCTTGGATTCAGGATGTTCTTTTCACATCACACCGCAACGAGAAGTTCTTTTCGACTTTCAAGATATGAACGGAGGAAAGGTACTAATGGCCAACAATACACAGTGTGATGTTAAGGGAATTGGGAAGATCAAGATTACAAATCCAGAAGGAAAGGAAGTTGTCCTCACTGAGGTTCGATATATGCCAAGCATGAGTCGCAATCTCATATCATATGGCATGCTTGAGAAAGCTGGATGCACGTATAAAGGTGAAGGTTTCAGAATTGATTTTTTCAAAGGAAAGGAAAAGGTTTTCTCTGGAGACTACGTGGATGGTTTGTATTATCTACAGGGGACGGTTTCCAGAGCTGAAGTCAACATTGGGAAAGCTGAGCCGAATATGATTGACTTATGGCATTCAAGACTTGGGCACATGAGTCTAGCCAATATGAATATCTTAGTCAAGAAAGGGTATCTGCAAATTAAAGAAGTAGAGGATTTGAAGTTCTGTGAGAGTTGTGCTTTGGGAAAGGCACATAAGCAAAGTTTCCAAAAGGCTAAGCACACTACAAAAGGAATTTTGGATTACGAGCATTCTGATTTATGGGGTTCACCATCTACTCCTGAGAGCCTTGGAGGATTCAGATACTTCGTGAGCTTCATAG is a genomic window containing:
- the LOC108829678 gene encoding uncharacterized protein LOC108829678; amino-acid sequence: MAQEDYHLDMNREVVDFTYTLPEQMMQQKAQDTPHIHVTSDRQVRNLVEICKTHDVRLCVSSRGRMTIVSDATKVADEEGDANEVSDKGEEEYYEDGDEVSGEEEEDAYVPNIAEVDEDDFENYSVYGKVKDEDDNEVKADDISFEGFKTPYASGGGSSNMAFSDNIYVNQIVAKCRVAGCGWKLRAGVKHGSKTFWVTKYLKTHICSVSDRVSQWKHSTPKYVAKLWIDRVGIIDVQNPKHIKDAMKNMCGMELDYTTLYRALLYAQEMVRGSAEDGYERLPSYQEQIKIANPGTITSIELGDKDRFKYLFLAFGASITGFQYQRRVIVVDGTHLSGKYGGVLLFADAQDGNFQIFHLAFAIVDAERLLGMVLHTIEQVYI